In Rhodococcus sp. OK302, one genomic interval encodes:
- a CDS encoding VOC family protein, with amino-acid sequence MPARTPLDGAPCWIDLTSSDTAVAKNFYANVFGWQADTNDDPQYGGYSIFSKDGQPIAGLGPQQEGNPYGNVWTTYLSSPDAAASAAKAEAAGGMIMMPSMQVGPQGSMAIVGDPAGAVIGIWQADQHQGFGLVGEADVPVWHETMSKNYGAVLPFYSDVFGWEFQAMGDTDEFRYSQAKLGETAVAGIMDASSFLPAEVPSFWQVYFGADDTDATVAKIVEFGGSVLRAPEDTPFGRLASVADPLGATFQISTIME; translated from the coding sequence CGCCGTCGCCAAGAACTTCTACGCCAACGTGTTCGGCTGGCAGGCCGACACTAATGACGATCCGCAGTACGGCGGATACTCCATCTTCAGTAAGGACGGTCAGCCCATCGCCGGCCTCGGTCCGCAGCAAGAAGGAAATCCCTACGGCAACGTCTGGACCACGTACCTCTCCTCCCCCGACGCGGCTGCATCCGCAGCCAAAGCCGAAGCGGCCGGCGGCATGATCATGATGCCGTCGATGCAGGTCGGCCCGCAGGGCAGCATGGCAATCGTCGGAGATCCCGCCGGCGCTGTCATCGGCATCTGGCAGGCAGACCAGCATCAGGGATTCGGACTGGTCGGCGAAGCCGATGTACCGGTGTGGCACGAGACCATGTCCAAGAACTACGGCGCCGTATTGCCGTTCTACTCGGACGTGTTCGGCTGGGAGTTCCAGGCGATGGGCGACACCGACGAGTTCCGCTATTCGCAGGCCAAGCTGGGCGAGACCGCCGTTGCCGGGATCATGGACGCCAGTTCATTCCTGCCCGCCGAGGTGCCGTCGTTCTGGCAGGTGTATTTCGGGGCAGATGACACCGATGCCACCGTCGCCAAGATCGTCGAGTTCGGTGGCAGCGTCCTGCGGGCTCCGGAGGACACCCCGTTCGGCCGCCTCGCATCCGTCGCAGATCCCTTGGGCGCGACCTTCCAGATATCGACAATCATGGAATGA
- a CDS encoding alkaline phosphatase family protein: MPVPAPLLDVYSQPTLSTLAPSVLASLGVNGEANRLNLPPSKRTVILLVDGMGANLLTRNVEHAPYLNSLVGSPIRAGFPTTTATSIVSLGTGLPSGAHGITGYQSYVEEADSVFNWLGWHPSGKKDSYADSIVPEILQPQPTTFDRAQAAGITATTVVPSKFDGSGLTRAGMRGANFAGIQAYGDLLAHTVAASKSAERTFTYCYVSEIDALGHVYGPESEPWLHQLALVDRLVEQLATALGPDVTLIVTADHGMVEIADANKIDYDDSAILSEDVVALAGEPRCRHIHTRDGAAPDVAERWRAELGDRMWIGTRAEGIVAGLFGPSVHSAYQGRIGDVIAIATDDIAVVRRTVESGLSGLPGQHGALTSDELMVPLLSSQPH; the protein is encoded by the coding sequence ATGCCCGTCCCCGCACCTCTCCTCGATGTGTACTCGCAGCCAACTCTGTCGACCCTTGCGCCGTCAGTTCTCGCGTCACTGGGGGTAAACGGCGAAGCCAATCGACTGAACCTGCCACCCAGCAAACGAACAGTGATTCTGCTGGTAGATGGCATGGGGGCAAACTTGCTCACACGCAACGTGGAGCATGCTCCGTATCTGAACTCACTGGTCGGCTCCCCCATTCGCGCCGGCTTTCCCACCACAACAGCCACCAGCATCGTGTCCTTGGGAACAGGCCTACCGTCGGGCGCGCACGGAATCACCGGCTACCAGTCATACGTCGAAGAAGCCGATTCGGTGTTCAACTGGCTCGGCTGGCACCCCAGCGGCAAGAAGGATTCGTACGCCGATTCGATAGTTCCCGAGATCCTCCAACCTCAGCCCACCACTTTCGATCGGGCGCAGGCTGCCGGTATCACGGCCACCACGGTTGTCCCGTCCAAGTTCGACGGCAGCGGACTCACCCGCGCCGGTATGCGCGGAGCTAATTTTGCCGGCATCCAGGCGTACGGTGATCTCCTCGCCCACACGGTTGCAGCGTCGAAATCCGCCGAGCGCACGTTCACTTACTGCTACGTCAGTGAGATCGACGCCCTCGGGCATGTGTACGGACCCGAATCCGAGCCGTGGCTTCATCAACTCGCGCTGGTCGATCGTCTTGTTGAACAACTGGCCACCGCACTCGGACCGGATGTGACGCTGATCGTGACCGCCGACCACGGGATGGTCGAGATCGCCGATGCCAACAAGATCGACTACGACGACTCGGCGATTCTGTCCGAGGACGTCGTGGCTCTCGCCGGCGAACCGCGGTGCCGGCACATCCACACCCGCGACGGCGCAGCACCCGACGTGGCCGAGCGGTGGCGCGCCGAACTCGGCGACCGGATGTGGATCGGCACCAGAGCCGAGGGCATAGTGGCCGGATTGTTCGGACCCTCAGTGCATTCCGCCTACCAAGGGCGAATCGGCGATGTGATCGCCATCGCCACCGACGACATCGCGGTGGTTCGCCGAACAGTGGAATCGGGCCTGTCCGGCCTACCCGGCCAGCACGGCGCACTCACGTCGGACGAACTGATGGTTCCATTGCTCTCGTCACAACCGCACTAG
- a CDS encoding beta-ketoacyl-ACP synthase III: MGKPIASVAGGRQSVLLGLGVHRPERVVTNDEICETIDSTDEWIQTRTGIKSRRFAGEGESVVAMSLNAARGALAASGISPEQVGVVIIATSTYELQTPQAASVIAHELGMKGPAAFDLAAGCAGFSTALGVASDLIRGGTADYALVVGVDRMSDTTEPTDRSVRFIFGDGAGAVIVGVSDTVGVGPVEWGSDGSQSDAIKQEPSWLDFVANPVGARPWIKMAGTSVFRWAAFEMGKVATRTLEKSGLSIEDIDAFVPHQANQRINDVIARSMKLPEGFPISDDIVETGNTSAASVPLAMEQMLRDGQAKPGDKALLLGFGAGLSYAGQVVILPPLGTAAAV; this comes from the coding sequence ATGGGAAAGCCGATTGCCAGTGTGGCCGGAGGTCGGCAGTCCGTCCTCCTCGGGCTCGGCGTTCACCGCCCCGAGCGGGTTGTGACCAACGACGAGATCTGCGAGACGATCGATTCCACCGACGAGTGGATTCAGACTCGTACCGGCATCAAGTCGCGCCGTTTCGCCGGTGAAGGTGAAAGCGTCGTCGCGATGTCTCTCAATGCAGCACGTGGTGCATTGGCTGCCAGCGGTATCTCGCCCGAACAGGTCGGCGTTGTCATTATCGCCACCTCGACATACGAGCTGCAGACGCCGCAGGCCGCATCCGTAATTGCCCACGAACTCGGTATGAAAGGCCCGGCTGCCTTCGACCTGGCTGCTGGTTGTGCCGGATTCAGTACCGCTCTCGGCGTGGCAAGCGATCTGATCCGTGGCGGAACCGCCGATTACGCACTTGTTGTCGGCGTTGACCGCATGAGTGACACCACCGAGCCTACGGACCGCAGCGTGCGCTTCATCTTCGGTGACGGCGCCGGCGCAGTCATCGTCGGTGTGAGCGATACCGTCGGTGTTGGTCCCGTCGAGTGGGGTTCGGACGGAAGTCAGTCCGACGCCATCAAGCAGGAGCCGAGTTGGCTTGATTTCGTCGCCAATCCCGTCGGCGCTCGCCCGTGGATCAAAATGGCCGGAACATCCGTATTCCGTTGGGCTGCCTTCGAAATGGGCAAGGTTGCCACTCGCACCCTCGAAAAGTCCGGTTTGTCGATCGAAGACATCGACGCTTTTGTACCGCATCAGGCCAACCAGCGCATCAACGATGTCATCGCCCGCAGCATGAAGCTGCCCGAGGGCTTCCCGATCTCCGACGACATCGTCGAGACGGGTAACACGTCCGCTGCTTCGGTCCCGCTGGCGATGGAGCAGATGCTCCGTGACGGCCAGGCCAAGCCGGGTGACAAGGCTCTGCTGTTGGGCTTCGGTGCCGGTCTGTCCTATGCCGGTCAGGTAGTCATCCTGCCGCCGCTGGGAACAGCTGCCGCAGTCTGA
- a CDS encoding class I SAM-dependent methyltransferase: MDAAAWDKKYEQTELARGVPPNELLVEYATALPYGQALDLACGEGRNALWLATRGWAVTGIDFSPVAIEKARAIAARSPRSVVERLDYRCGDVRTVEYGSGYDLALVLYLHLPAPELISVVNRAINSLKPDGILMILGHDRSNVDYGVGGPQNTEILYTPEDLMEEFGPRLKFEIAGNPHRHTETGIAIDALVIGRKLDVGS; encoded by the coding sequence ATGGACGCCGCCGCCTGGGACAAGAAATACGAACAAACGGAACTCGCCCGGGGCGTTCCTCCCAACGAACTTCTGGTGGAATACGCGACAGCCCTCCCCTACGGCCAGGCTCTGGACCTGGCATGCGGCGAGGGCCGCAATGCGTTGTGGCTGGCAACGCGCGGCTGGGCGGTGACAGGCATCGACTTCTCACCCGTTGCGATCGAGAAGGCACGGGCGATCGCGGCCCGATCACCACGCTCGGTAGTGGAGCGACTCGACTACCGATGCGGTGATGTCAGAACCGTCGAGTACGGCTCCGGATACGACCTCGCGCTCGTTCTCTACCTCCATCTCCCCGCCCCGGAGCTCATTTCGGTTGTGAACCGTGCCATAAATTCCCTGAAACCTGATGGAATCCTCATGATTTTGGGTCACGACCGAAGCAACGTCGACTACGGCGTCGGCGGACCACAAAATACCGAAATCCTTTATACCCCAGAGGATTTGATGGAAGAATTCGGCCCGAGACTGAAGTTCGAGATCGCCGGAAATCCTCACCGACACACCGAAACGGGAATCGCGATCGACGCTCTTGTCATCGGCCGAAAATTAGATGTTGGCAGTTGA
- a CDS encoding acyl-CoA dehydrogenase, with translation MGHYKSNVRDLEFNLFEVLGLEKLLGEGAWSDLDADTVRNMLAEVARLAEGPLGEAFADADRNPPVFDPETHEATLPESFKKSFKAMWDAEWFRMGLSEEIGGVPVPRTVVWAIGEMMLGAQPAAFMYQAGPSFADVMFNNGTEEQKKWAATAVERGWGATMVLTEPDAGSDVGAGRTKAIAQDDGSWHIEGVKRFITSATSDDLFENIFHLVLARPEGAGPGTKGLSLFFVPKTHFDFETDTLGERNGVFVTNVEHKMGLKASTTCELTFGGHGIPAQGWLVGDVHNGIAQMFDVIEHARMMVGTKAISTLSTGYLNALDYAKQRVQGADLTQMSNKAAPRVTITHHPDVRRSLAMQKAYAEGLRAVYLYTAAHQDEVVAQHVSGADKDTAFRVNDLLLPIVKGVGSERAYQYLTDSLQTLGGSGFLQDYPIEQYIRDSKIDSLYEGTTAIQAQDFFFRKIARDRGVALAHVAGQVKTFIDSEAGNGRLKAERALLATALEDVQAMAATLTGFLMGAQEQPSELYKVGLGSVRFLMSVGDLIIGWQLLRQSEVALAALDNGASDKDKAFYEGKVAIASFFAKNVLPELTASREIIANTDNDIMEIDEAAF, from the coding sequence ATGGGCCATTACAAGAGCAACGTTCGAGACCTCGAGTTCAACCTCTTCGAGGTACTCGGACTTGAAAAGCTACTGGGCGAAGGCGCTTGGAGCGATCTGGATGCCGACACCGTCCGCAACATGCTGGCCGAGGTCGCACGTCTGGCCGAGGGACCCCTTGGCGAGGCATTTGCCGACGCCGACCGCAACCCGCCTGTCTTCGACCCCGAGACCCACGAGGCGACTCTGCCCGAGTCGTTCAAGAAGTCCTTCAAAGCCATGTGGGACGCCGAATGGTTCCGCATGGGGCTGAGTGAAGAGATCGGCGGCGTACCCGTCCCTCGCACGGTCGTCTGGGCCATCGGAGAAATGATGCTCGGCGCACAGCCTGCAGCCTTCATGTACCAGGCAGGCCCCTCCTTCGCTGACGTGATGTTCAACAACGGCACCGAAGAGCAGAAGAAGTGGGCAGCCACCGCTGTCGAACGCGGATGGGGCGCCACCATGGTCCTCACCGAGCCCGACGCCGGCTCCGACGTCGGCGCCGGCCGCACCAAGGCCATCGCGCAGGACGACGGCTCCTGGCACATCGAGGGTGTGAAGCGCTTCATCACCTCCGCAACCTCGGACGACCTGTTCGAGAACATCTTCCACCTTGTTCTCGCTCGCCCCGAAGGCGCCGGACCGGGCACCAAGGGCCTGAGCCTGTTCTTCGTCCCGAAGACGCATTTCGACTTCGAGACCGACACACTCGGCGAGCGCAACGGCGTCTTCGTCACCAACGTCGAGCACAAGATGGGCCTCAAAGCGTCCACCACCTGTGAGCTCACCTTCGGTGGCCACGGAATCCCCGCACAGGGCTGGCTGGTCGGCGACGTCCACAACGGCATCGCGCAGATGTTCGACGTCATCGAGCACGCTCGAATGATGGTGGGCACCAAGGCGATCTCCACACTCTCCACCGGTTACCTCAATGCTCTCGACTACGCCAAGCAGCGCGTCCAGGGTGCCGATCTCACCCAGATGAGCAACAAGGCCGCACCGCGCGTCACCATCACGCACCACCCCGACGTGCGTCGCAGCCTCGCAATGCAGAAGGCATACGCCGAAGGTCTGCGCGCTGTATACCTCTACACCGCAGCGCACCAGGACGAGGTTGTCGCCCAGCACGTTTCGGGCGCTGACAAGGACACCGCGTTCCGCGTCAACGACCTGTTGCTCCCCATCGTCAAGGGCGTCGGCTCCGAGCGTGCGTACCAGTACCTGACGGACAGCCTGCAGACCCTCGGCGGCTCCGGCTTCCTGCAGGACTACCCGATCGAGCAGTACATCCGCGACTCCAAGATCGACTCGCTGTACGAAGGCACCACCGCCATCCAGGCGCAGGACTTCTTCTTCCGCAAGATCGCCCGTGACCGCGGCGTCGCACTCGCTCACGTTGCCGGACAGGTCAAGACCTTCATCGACAGCGAAGCCGGCAACGGCCGTCTCAAGGCGGAGCGCGCACTGCTCGCCACCGCCCTCGAAGATGTCCAGGCCATGGCTGCCACGCTCACCGGGTTCCTCATGGGTGCCCAGGAACAGCCGTCCGAGCTGTACAAGGTCGGCCTCGGCTCCGTGCGCTTCCTGATGTCCGTGGGCGACCTGATCATCGGTTGGCAGCTGCTTCGCCAGTCGGAGGTTGCGCTCGCAGCTCTCGACAACGGAGCATCCGACAAGGACAAGGCGTTCTACGAGGGCAAGGTCGCCATCGCGTCCTTCTTCGCCAAGAACGTCCTGCCTGAGCTCACCGCGTCACGCGAGATCATCGCGAACACGGACAACGACATCATGGAGATCGACGAAGCTGCGTTCTGA
- a CDS encoding ATP-binding cassette domain-containing protein: MTAPGLALVARDLTLDGPWGPVFGPINLDIGAGGVTVVEGSSGSGRTSLLLALSGRLKPSSGSLNVFGRTRPRDIFKICSIAGFEGIDELAESVTVRDLITEQIRWDAPWYKLMGRAGKPELSAVCAPVFGDHPLPRLGQYVSDLGELEATLLRIAVANTKKPAVLVIDDLEQVRRDSERAYLLERLADLGQHQTIVCSTVNPLPDGSPAESVTLLDDVTNPEQEGAR, translated from the coding sequence GTGACCGCTCCCGGCTTGGCATTAGTGGCACGAGACTTGACGCTGGACGGCCCCTGGGGCCCGGTGTTCGGTCCGATCAATCTCGATATCGGAGCGGGCGGAGTCACTGTCGTCGAAGGCTCGAGCGGATCCGGACGCACCTCACTGCTCCTTGCACTCAGCGGCAGGTTGAAGCCAAGTTCCGGTTCGCTCAACGTATTCGGACGCACCCGCCCTCGTGACATCTTCAAGATCTGCTCCATCGCCGGTTTCGAGGGCATCGACGAACTGGCGGAATCCGTCACCGTTCGCGACCTCATCACCGAGCAGATCCGTTGGGACGCACCCTGGTACAAGCTGATGGGCCGCGCCGGCAAGCCGGAACTCTCCGCAGTGTGCGCTCCGGTGTTCGGTGATCACCCCTTGCCTCGACTCGGCCAGTACGTCAGCGACCTCGGCGAACTCGAAGCCACCCTGCTGCGCATCGCCGTCGCGAACACCAAGAAGCCGGCGGTACTCGTCATCGATGACCTCGAACAGGTCCGGCGCGATTCCGAGCGCGCCTATCTGCTGGAACGCCTCGCCGATCTAGGGCAACACCAGACCATCGTCTGCTCAACCGTGAACCCCCTTCCCGACGGATCACCCGCCGAATCCGTCACGCTGCTCGACGATGTCACCAATCCCGAACAAGAAGGGGCGAGGTAA
- a CDS encoding YhgE/Pip domain-containing protein — translation MLAGMSLGTELKRFSRGAMPRIALVTIILMPLLYGAMYLWAFWNPFGEVNKVPVALVNIDRGAMVQGQKLNAGDQVSQALLDSGELDLHLVSPTEAAQGVSDGTFYFSLTLPENFSEAVASPTSANPHKAQLQFAFNDVNNYLGTIIGQNAAQQILNQVGATIGAQSVETVLLGLTDAGAGLKQAADGAQQLSTGMTTANDGAGQLASGSKTLADNMVTARDGAATLAGGTAQLSAGIDTATGGILALTDGLGQLNLGAGQLGDGATQLSGGVTQVVDQLSVLGNTQAQATQLVNQAVATLRMNPDPLSQQIANALAPAQDILRNQGFGEATMGQLAELKGGAQQLAYQLGDPSSTFRAGLNAAVGGGGELRNGLVQLRDGGREVNAGAQTLSSGLVQLTDGSIELSAGAATLAGGTQQLQAGSAELASKLTEGAGQIPNWTDQQRTATAQTLSSPVELQETYENRASTFGTGFAPFFLPLALFVGGIITWMLLKPLQNRPIANGLGALRVVLSSYWPALLIGICQVLVMYLVVHFGVGLHPTHTAGTVGFLILITATYMALIQAFNAIFGVSVGRVVTLAFLMLQLVSAGGIYPVETTAKPFQIIHPFDPMTYAVNGLRQLTVGGIDSRLWVSIAVLSGLLVASLAVSSLAARRNRQWTMDRLHPPIEV, via the coding sequence ATGCTCGCAGGAATGTCACTCGGAACCGAACTCAAGCGGTTCTCCCGGGGAGCCATGCCCCGAATCGCACTCGTCACCATCATCCTGATGCCGCTTCTCTACGGCGCAATGTACTTGTGGGCGTTCTGGAATCCGTTCGGTGAGGTCAACAAGGTCCCGGTCGCCTTGGTAAACATCGACCGCGGCGCCATGGTCCAAGGGCAGAAACTCAACGCCGGCGACCAGGTAAGCCAGGCGCTCCTGGACTCCGGCGAACTCGACCTACACCTCGTCTCCCCTACGGAAGCAGCACAAGGCGTTTCGGACGGCACCTTCTACTTCTCTCTGACCCTGCCCGAGAACTTCAGCGAAGCCGTAGCGTCTCCCACTTCCGCCAATCCGCATAAAGCCCAGTTGCAGTTCGCATTCAACGACGTGAACAACTATCTCGGCACCATCATCGGCCAAAATGCTGCCCAGCAGATCCTCAATCAGGTAGGCGCCACGATCGGCGCCCAGTCAGTCGAAACGGTGCTTCTCGGACTCACCGACGCCGGTGCCGGGTTGAAACAGGCCGCCGACGGAGCCCAGCAACTCTCGACCGGAATGACGACGGCCAATGACGGGGCAGGCCAACTTGCCAGTGGCTCGAAGACTTTGGCCGACAACATGGTTACCGCCAGAGACGGCGCCGCCACCCTGGCCGGTGGCACTGCTCAACTCTCAGCAGGGATTGACACTGCCACCGGCGGAATCCTCGCCCTGACAGATGGATTGGGCCAGCTCAATCTCGGTGCCGGCCAACTGGGCGACGGTGCAACACAACTCAGTGGTGGTGTCACCCAAGTTGTCGATCAGCTCAGCGTTCTGGGCAACACACAAGCTCAGGCGACCCAGCTGGTCAACCAAGCGGTGGCCACCCTACGAATGAACCCCGATCCCCTTTCCCAACAGATCGCCAATGCCCTGGCTCCCGCGCAAGACATCCTCCGCAACCAAGGGTTCGGCGAAGCCACGATGGGTCAACTGGCCGAACTCAAAGGTGGCGCACAACAACTCGCCTACCAACTCGGCGATCCGTCGAGCACCTTCCGCGCCGGTTTGAACGCCGCAGTGGGCGGCGGCGGAGAACTACGCAACGGGCTCGTCCAACTCCGCGACGGTGGCCGAGAGGTCAATGCCGGAGCTCAAACTCTCAGCAGCGGCCTGGTTCAACTCACCGACGGCAGCATCGAACTCTCTGCCGGCGCAGCCACACTCGCAGGCGGCACCCAACAATTGCAGGCCGGTTCCGCCGAACTGGCAAGCAAGCTGACCGAAGGCGCCGGACAGATCCCCAATTGGACCGATCAGCAGCGAACCGCCACAGCCCAAACACTCTCCAGCCCCGTCGAATTGCAGGAAACCTACGAAAACCGAGCCAGCACATTCGGTACGGGGTTTGCCCCGTTCTTCCTACCTCTCGCACTCTTCGTCGGCGGCATCATCACCTGGATGCTCCTCAAACCGCTGCAGAACCGGCCCATCGCCAACGGGTTGGGCGCGCTGCGCGTTGTCCTCTCGTCGTACTGGCCGGCACTGTTGATCGGCATCTGCCAGGTGCTCGTCATGTACTTGGTCGTGCACTTCGGGGTGGGCCTGCACCCCACCCACACGGCGGGTACCGTCGGCTTCCTGATCTTGATCACTGCCACCTATATGGCCTTGATCCAAGCATTCAACGCGATCTTCGGGGTGTCCGTCGGACGCGTCGTCACCCTGGCATTCCTGATGCTGCAACTGGTTTCGGCGGGCGGCATCTATCCCGTGGAAACAACCGCAAAACCGTTCCAGATAATCCACCCATTCGACCCGATGACCTACGCCGTCAACGGATTGCGGCAACTCACCGTCGGCGGCATCGACTCGAGACTCTGGGTGTCAATAGCGGTACTCAGCGGACTGCTGGTTGCGTCCCTGGCAGTCAGTTCCCTTGCCGCTCGGCGTAATCGACAGTGGACGATGGACCGGTTGCACCCGCCGATCGAGGTTTAA
- a CDS encoding helix-turn-helix transcriptional regulator has translation MPGKAGDNRVREHRRLVGLTQAQLATAGQVSRQSIVSVERGDYAPSVYLALRLASALGTTVETLFPLPEHVEESA, from the coding sequence ATGCCTGGGAAAGCCGGAGACAACCGAGTTCGTGAGCACCGACGCCTTGTCGGACTCACACAGGCGCAGCTAGCCACGGCCGGGCAGGTGAGTCGGCAGAGCATCGTCTCCGTCGAACGTGGCGACTACGCACCCAGCGTCTACCTGGCACTACGCCTGGCCTCAGCACTGGGCACAACTGTCGAAACACTCTTTCCGCTACCGGAACATGTCGAGGAGTCAGCGTGA
- a CDS encoding LLM class F420-dependent oxidoreductase produces MSTRLGYQMPNFSYGGSVKDLFPTVIAQAREAEAAGFDTAFVMDHFYQLPGIGAPDAPMLEAYSALSALATATDTIQLSALVTGNTYRNPPMLAKTVTTLDVVSGGRAILGIGAGWFELEHNSFGYEFGTFTERFQKLDEALQIIQPMLRGQRPTFDGKWYHVKDAINEPRVRDDLPIMLGGGGEKKTFGLAARFADHLNIICDPSELPRKMEALAARCDEVGRDRATLETSFLTFMMIDEDGDKARAQQAAFMAERGLDITTAPADVVAKATERHFVGSPDDVAEQVQTRILDHGIDGVVINLITNGDEPGIVDLAGRTLGPLVGK; encoded by the coding sequence GTGAGCACACGCCTCGGATACCAGATGCCCAATTTCAGCTACGGCGGATCGGTCAAGGACCTGTTTCCCACCGTCATAGCGCAGGCCCGCGAAGCCGAAGCCGCAGGTTTCGACACCGCCTTCGTCATGGATCACTTCTACCAACTCCCCGGAATCGGTGCCCCCGACGCCCCGATGCTCGAGGCCTACTCGGCCCTCTCCGCATTGGCCACGGCTACCGACACGATTCAGCTGTCCGCGCTGGTCACGGGCAATACCTACCGAAACCCGCCGATGCTCGCAAAAACCGTCACCACTCTCGACGTGGTGAGCGGCGGGCGCGCCATTCTCGGCATCGGCGCGGGCTGGTTCGAACTCGAGCACAACTCCTTCGGCTACGAATTCGGCACCTTCACCGAACGCTTCCAGAAACTCGACGAAGCTCTCCAGATCATTCAACCGATGCTCCGCGGACAACGCCCCACTTTCGACGGCAAGTGGTACCACGTCAAAGACGCCATCAACGAGCCACGAGTGCGCGACGACCTCCCGATCATGCTCGGCGGCGGCGGTGAGAAGAAGACCTTCGGTTTGGCTGCGCGGTTCGCTGACCACCTCAACATCATTTGTGATCCGTCGGAACTGCCTCGCAAGATGGAAGCCCTCGCGGCCCGATGCGACGAGGTGGGACGCGACCGCGCCACCCTCGAAACCAGCTTCCTGACCTTCATGATGATCGACGAGGACGGCGACAAGGCCCGCGCGCAGCAGGCCGCATTCATGGCCGAGCGCGGACTCGACATCACGACCGCGCCGGCGGACGTAGTCGCGAAGGCCACCGAACGCCACTTCGTCGGCAGCCCCGACGACGTTGCCGAGCAGGTTCAGACGCGCATCCTCGACCACGGCATCGACGGCGTCGTCATCAACCTCATCACCAATGGCGACGAGCCGGGCATCGTGGACCTCGCGGGCCGCACGCTCGGACCGCTAGTGGGCAAGTAG